A portion of the Microlunatus phosphovorus NM-1 genome contains these proteins:
- a CDS encoding NADP-dependent oxidoreductase: MALRGANREDDMRALRIHAYGGPEQLRIDDVPEPHAGPGEIRIKVGAASINPFDGKVLRGLTSGGRPLAQPIGLGLDGAGVVDEIGDGVTGVAIGDDVFGLGRQTQAEHAVLTSWAPKPASLDWGVAGAAGTVVETATRGLELLGVGPGSTVLIDGASGGVGAVAVQIAKARGATVLGSASERNADYLREIGAIPITYGDGLAARLADAGYSRLDAVFDVAGKTPIADLTGLVSDPAQVVSIANFSAGDAGARVTGGGEIDKAAALAESARLLAESRVVIKVQTFPLERAAEGYAAVLSGHTRGKIVLLP; encoded by the coding sequence TTGGCCCTGCGAGGAGCCAACCGGGAGGACGACATGCGGGCATTGCGGATCCATGCGTACGGCGGACCAGAGCAGCTGAGGATCGACGACGTGCCCGAGCCGCACGCCGGGCCGGGAGAGATCCGGATCAAGGTCGGCGCGGCGAGCATCAACCCGTTCGACGGAAAGGTGCTGCGTGGTCTGACGTCCGGCGGTCGGCCACTCGCCCAGCCGATCGGCTTGGGGCTGGACGGCGCCGGTGTGGTCGACGAGATCGGTGATGGTGTGACCGGCGTCGCGATCGGCGACGACGTCTTCGGGTTGGGTCGCCAGACTCAGGCGGAGCATGCCGTGCTGACCAGTTGGGCACCGAAGCCGGCTTCGCTCGACTGGGGTGTGGCGGGTGCCGCGGGCACAGTGGTCGAGACGGCTACGCGCGGTCTGGAGCTGCTTGGCGTCGGTCCGGGGTCGACCGTGTTGATCGATGGAGCCTCCGGTGGGGTCGGTGCGGTGGCGGTGCAGATCGCCAAGGCTCGGGGCGCGACGGTGCTCGGCAGCGCCAGCGAACGGAACGCCGACTATCTGCGTGAGATCGGCGCCATCCCGATCACGTACGGCGATGGGCTGGCGGCGCGGCTTGCCGATGCCGGCTATTCGAGGCTCGATGCGGTTTTCGATGTGGCCGGCAAGACGCCGATCGCTGATCTCACCGGTCTGGTGAGTGACCCGGCCCAGGTGGTCTCGATCGCCAATTTCTCCGCTGGGGATGCCGGGGCACGGGTCACCGGCGGAGGGGAGATCGACAAGGCGGCGGCGCTCGCCGAGTCGGCTCGGCTGCTCGCGGAGAGTCGGGTGGTGATCAAGGTCCAGACGTTCCCGCTGGAGCGGGCTGCGGAGGGGTACGCGGCGGTGTTGTCCGGGCACACTCGCGGCAAGATCGTGCTGCTGCCCTGA
- a CDS encoding peptide MFS transporter → MSTTSADRHRTFFGHPWGLANLAGVEMWERFSFYGMQAILVYYLYYSLTDGGLGLPEPTATSIVGAYGGLVYLSAILGAWVADRLFGAERTLTYAATLIMIGHIALAVFPGITGVGIGLICVAVGSGTLKATTSSVLGDMYAPTDARRDGGFSIYYMGVNLGAFFGPLLTSAAWGWKGFHWGFGLAAIGMALGLAQYLLMRRSTLGDAGHEVTNPLDRAGRVRYGLIALGVLAVIVILALVGVITAARLSGIVVMITFAAAIALFAIMLTSKNIDTVERHRVQSFIPMFIASAIFWSLFQQQFTVVALYADQRLDLNVFGMTLPPSVVQSINPVFIIIFAGVFAGMWTKLGDRQPSTPVKFALGTIIMGVAFLLFLPYADGGPGSTPLLWMVLILFFFTMAELCLSPVGQSLSTKLAPKAFHTQMIALFFLSIAVGTAGAGSLAEFYDSSNEVPYFAFLGGASIVVGVALLVFRKAISRLMEGVH, encoded by the coding sequence CTGAGCACGACCAGCGCCGACCGGCACCGGACGTTCTTCGGCCACCCCTGGGGGCTGGCCAACCTCGCCGGTGTCGAGATGTGGGAGCGATTCAGCTTCTACGGGATGCAGGCGATCCTCGTCTACTACCTCTACTACTCCCTCACCGACGGAGGGCTCGGCCTGCCCGAACCGACGGCGACCTCCATCGTCGGCGCGTACGGCGGCTTGGTCTATCTGAGCGCCATCCTCGGCGCCTGGGTCGCCGACCGACTGTTCGGCGCCGAGCGGACCCTCACCTACGCCGCCACGCTGATCATGATCGGGCACATCGCGCTGGCCGTCTTCCCCGGCATCACCGGCGTCGGGATCGGTCTGATCTGTGTTGCGGTCGGGTCAGGCACCCTGAAGGCGACCACGAGCTCGGTGTTGGGCGATATGTACGCACCGACCGACGCCCGTCGCGATGGCGGGTTCTCGATCTACTACATGGGAGTGAATCTGGGTGCCTTCTTCGGGCCGCTGCTGACCAGCGCGGCGTGGGGTTGGAAGGGCTTCCACTGGGGCTTCGGGCTCGCGGCGATCGGCATGGCGCTCGGTCTCGCCCAGTATCTGCTGATGCGCCGCTCCACCCTCGGCGATGCGGGACACGAGGTGACCAACCCGCTCGATCGCGCCGGCCGGGTCCGCTATGGTCTGATTGCCTTGGGCGTACTCGCGGTGATCGTGATTCTGGCGCTGGTCGGGGTGATCACGGCGGCCCGACTGTCCGGCATTGTCGTCATGATCACGTTCGCCGCCGCCATCGCCCTCTTCGCGATCATGCTCACCAGCAAGAACATCGACACCGTGGAACGCCATCGGGTGCAGTCGTTCATCCCGATGTTCATCGCCTCGGCGATCTTCTGGTCGTTGTTCCAACAGCAGTTCACCGTGGTGGCGCTCTACGCCGACCAGCGCCTCGATCTGAACGTGTTCGGCATGACGCTGCCGCCGAGCGTCGTGCAGTCGATCAATCCCGTCTTCATCATCATCTTCGCCGGCGTGTTCGCCGGGATGTGGACCAAGCTCGGAGACCGGCAGCCGAGCACCCCGGTCAAGTTCGCACTCGGCACCATCATCATGGGCGTCGCGTTCCTGCTCTTCCTGCCGTACGCCGACGGGGGCCCAGGCAGCACTCCGCTGCTGTGGATGGTGCTGATCCTGTTCTTCTTCACGATGGCCGAGTTGTGTCTGTCACCGGTCGGCCAGTCGCTGTCCACCAAGCTGGCACCGAAGGCGTTCCACACCCAGATGATCGCGCTGTTCTTCTTGTCCATCGCGGTCGGCACCGCCGGCGCCGGCTCGTTGGCCGAGTTCTATGACTCGTCCAACGAGGTGCCGTACTTCGCCTTCCTCGGCGGCGCTTCGATCGTGGTCGGCGTGGCCCTGCTGGTCTTCCGGAAGGCGATCTCGCGGCTGATGGAGGGGGTGCACTGA
- a CDS encoding DUF222 domain-containing protein yields the protein MSVVCSTVMGMSAAAVLEAVEGIDLPDTAAPDDTAAPDDAAATEDTPTTAAAADGVTVRLDETLDWLHGLVSARGMDQGLAGDAARIDRIAVCERLQASLEAVKAVEMVAFAQSQSAEQLRLGVHPSKIGAGIGEQIALACKVSPSEGSRRLHVARDLVLDMPLLLDLLAVGEIGGWTARLIVGQFSHLDRATRSRLDAELAGKELGSMGSRRAETTAKRLAYQADPVAATERARKARKDRRVTLRPAPDTMSLLTGLLPVEQGVACYAALDAAAKSAKAAGDQRSRGQIMADTLVARLTGQEAADDTGFEVGVIMPLGTLLDPNDPRPAEIIGTDVLPADLIRQLIKDAEARCWWRRLFTRPTPDGGQLIVDADKRKRRFSSWLAHLIRCRDQVCRDPFCGAPIRHLDHIHRHTDGGPSTATNGRGVCERGNYIREMPGWTVRVVDTNTHTVEIVTPTGHHYRSRPPQPP from the coding sequence TTGTCAGTGGTCTGCTCTACCGTCATGGGTATGAGTGCAGCGGCGGTGTTGGAGGCGGTCGAGGGGATCGACCTGCCCGACACTGCTGCGCCTGACGATACTGCTGCGCCCGACGATGCCGCTGCCACCGAGGACACGCCAACGACTGCGGCGGCGGCTGATGGTGTGACGGTTCGGTTGGATGAGACGTTGGACTGGCTGCACGGCCTGGTGTCGGCCCGGGGTATGGATCAGGGTCTGGCCGGGGATGCGGCGCGGATTGATCGGATCGCGGTGTGTGAACGCTTGCAGGCGAGTCTGGAGGCGGTGAAGGCGGTGGAGATGGTCGCCTTCGCGCAGTCCCAGTCGGCTGAGCAGCTGCGTCTTGGGGTGCATCCGAGCAAGATCGGTGCCGGGATCGGTGAGCAGATCGCGTTGGCGTGCAAAGTGTCGCCGTCGGAGGGATCCCGCAGGTTGCATGTCGCCCGGGATCTGGTGCTCGATATGCCCCTCCTGCTGGACCTGCTCGCTGTCGGGGAGATCGGCGGCTGGACGGCCCGCCTGATCGTCGGCCAGTTCTCGCATCTCGATCGGGCCACCCGGAGCAGGTTGGATGCTGAGTTGGCGGGCAAGGAGTTGGGGTCGATGGGATCCCGGCGAGCCGAAACCACGGCGAAGCGACTCGCCTATCAGGCGGATCCGGTCGCCGCGACCGAACGAGCGAGGAAAGCACGCAAGGACCGCCGGGTGACGTTGCGGCCGGCGCCGGACACGATGAGTCTGCTCACCGGCCTGCTGCCGGTGGAGCAAGGGGTCGCCTGCTACGCCGCCCTGGATGCCGCCGCCAAATCGGCGAAAGCGGCTGGTGATCAACGGTCGCGGGGTCAGATCATGGCCGACACCCTGGTCGCCCGGTTGACCGGCCAAGAAGCCGCCGACGACACCGGCTTCGAGGTCGGGGTGATCATGCCGCTGGGCACCCTGCTCGATCCGAACGATCCACGACCCGCCGAGATCATCGGCACCGACGTGCTCCCTGCCGACCTGATCCGTCAGTTGATCAAAGATGCCGAGGCGAGGTGCTGGTGGCGCCGGTTGTTCACCCGACCCACCCCCGATGGCGGCCAGTTGATCGTCGACGCGGACAAGCGCAAGCGTCGGTTCAGCAGTTGGCTTGCCCATCTGATCCGCTGCCGCGACCAAGTCTGCCGCGACCCCTTCTGTGGGGCGCCGATCCGGCACCTCGACCACATCCACCGTCACACCGACGGCGGACCCAGCACCGCGACCAACGGACGTGGGGTGTGTGAACGCGGCAACTACATCCGCGAGATGCCCGGCTGGACAGTCCGAGTCGTCGACACCAACACCCACACCGTGGAGATCGTCACCCCGACCGGGCACCACTACCGCAGCCGACCACCCCAACCACCCTGA
- the hemW gene encoding radical SAM family heme chaperone HemW, giving the protein MPSALPPGDPAPVNGALPGASLLEVGDRPLGIYLHVPFCRTRCGYCDFNTYTPSELRTGSAVAELQVSSDLGETGDAYLDAALAEIDLAARVLGSYAPEVSTVFVGGGTPTLLAASDLVKLLARIRVVFGLATDAEVTTEANPESVTPASLAELRAGGFTRISYGMQSAVSHVLATLDRVHSPGRPIAAVAEARAAGFDQVSLDLIYGTPGETLTDWRHSLDVALGADPDHVSAYALVVEEGTKLAARVRRGELPLPDDDDLADKYLLAEEVLTGEGFHAYEVSNWAARADAVCRHNLGYWRGDHWWGIGPGAHSHVGGTRWWNVKHPAAYATRLGAGESPAQAREILTADDRRLEQVLLEIRLAEGMPLDRLSARGRGRVGDLGVRGLVTVADDRLKLTLTGRLLADAVVRELVD; this is encoded by the coding sequence ATGCCCTCTGCACTGCCTCCCGGTGACCCGGCGCCCGTCAACGGAGCGCTTCCCGGAGCGTCGCTGCTGGAGGTCGGGGACCGGCCGCTGGGCATCTATCTGCACGTGCCGTTCTGCCGAACGCGCTGCGGCTATTGCGACTTCAACACCTATACGCCGAGTGAACTGAGAACCGGCTCCGCCGTGGCAGAGCTGCAGGTCTCGTCAGATCTCGGTGAGACGGGTGATGCGTACCTCGATGCGGCACTGGCCGAGATCGATCTCGCGGCACGAGTGCTGGGGTCGTACGCACCCGAAGTGTCGACCGTGTTCGTCGGTGGCGGGACGCCGACGCTGCTGGCGGCCTCGGACCTGGTCAAGCTGCTCGCCCGGATCCGCGTCGTGTTCGGGCTGGCCACCGACGCCGAGGTGACCACCGAGGCGAATCCCGAGTCGGTCACGCCGGCCTCCCTGGCGGAACTGCGGGCGGGCGGGTTTACGCGGATCTCGTATGGCATGCAGTCCGCCGTCTCGCACGTGCTCGCCACCTTGGACCGGGTGCACTCGCCGGGCCGGCCGATCGCCGCGGTGGCGGAGGCGCGGGCCGCGGGCTTCGACCAGGTCAGCCTGGATCTGATCTACGGCACACCGGGGGAGACACTGACCGACTGGCGGCACAGTCTGGACGTGGCGCTCGGCGCCGATCCTGACCACGTGAGCGCGTACGCCCTGGTGGTGGAGGAGGGCACCAAGCTGGCGGCCCGGGTGCGGCGTGGTGAGCTGCCGTTGCCGGATGACGACGACCTCGCCGACAAGTACCTGTTGGCTGAGGAAGTGTTGACTGGCGAGGGTTTTCACGCGTACGAGGTGTCGAACTGGGCGGCCCGGGCCGACGCGGTCTGCCGGCACAACCTGGGCTACTGGCGTGGTGATCACTGGTGGGGCATCGGACCCGGCGCCCACAGCCATGTCGGCGGCACCCGGTGGTGGAACGTCAAGCATCCGGCCGCGTACGCGACTCGGCTGGGGGCAGGGGAGTCCCCGGCCCAGGCGCGGGAGATCTTGACCGCTGACGACCGCCGGCTGGAGCAGGTGCTGCTGGAGATCCGGCTGGCGGAGGGGATGCCGCTGGATCGCCTTTCGGCACGCGGCCGGGGACGGGTTGGTGATCTCGGCGTGCGTGGGCTGGTGACAGTGGCTGACGATCGGCTCAAATTGACGCTGACTGGGCGGCTGCTGGCCGATGCCGTCGTACGCGAGTTGGTGGACTGA